One window from the genome of Chroococcidiopsis sp. TS-821 encodes:
- a CDS encoding DUF2808 domain-containing protein — MRRVISALAVTSCLIVGFPVVSLAQSLPGFTIFSGVRRENQLPFRLDFGGKANGWDRYRLRIPGNRLNVAVAQFTVSYPENYKGRFDTDRIEVRVRGKSIPLQEVRWDQENRVVEIFPVEPVPANTRTEIVFSNVRNPTFGGMYYFNCQVQTPGDVPLLRYVGTWILSIT; from the coding sequence ATGCGTCGTGTAATTTCTGCTTTAGCCGTTACTAGTTGTTTAATTGTTGGGTTTCCTGTTGTTTCGCTTGCCCAGTCCTTGCCTGGATTTACAATATTTAGCGGCGTCAGACGCGAAAACCAGTTGCCTTTTCGCTTAGATTTTGGCGGAAAAGCTAACGGCTGGGATCGCTACCGTTTGCGTATTCCAGGCAATAGACTGAATGTGGCTGTTGCTCAATTTACAGTTTCCTATCCTGAAAACTATAAAGGTAGGTTTGACACTGACAGAATCGAAGTTCGTGTTAGAGGAAAGAGCATACCACTACAAGAAGTGCGATGGGATCAAGAAAACCGCGTTGTGGAAATCTTTCCTGTGGAACCTGTGCCCGCTAATACGCGTACTGAAATTGTCTTTTCTAATGTGAGAAATCCCACATTTGGCGGGATGTACTATTTTAACTGCCAGGTTCAAACGCCTGGGGATGTGCCACTGCTGCGCTATGTAGGTACGTGGATTCTGAGTATCACATAA
- a CDS encoding Re/Si-specific NAD(P)(+) transhydrogenase subunit alpha, which produces MKLAVAKEIEVGERRVALVPDTVTRLLKKGIEVWVEAGAGESSFFTDADYETAGAKIIHDTDTLWREADILLKVGIPKEREDGRLEIDLLREGAVLVSFLNPLGEPAIAQRLAQKQITALSMEMIPRTTRAQSMDALSSQASIAGYKAVLIAAAALPKYFPMLTTAAGTIAPAKVFIMGAGVAGLQAIATARRLGAVVEAFDIRPAVKEEVQSLGAKFVEVQLNEDTVADGGYAKEVSEAAKQRTQEVVAEHVKQSDVVITTAQVPGKKAPLLVTEEMVAQMKPGSVIVDLAAEQGGNCACTEPGKDVQRNGVTIIGPINLPSSMPVHASQLYSKNLFSLVQLLIKDGNLEVNFADDIINAACITHAGEIRNQRVKEALATLSSATAG; this is translated from the coding sequence ATGAAATTAGCAGTTGCAAAAGAAATTGAAGTTGGCGAGCGTCGCGTTGCTTTAGTACCGGATACTGTCACCCGATTGCTGAAAAAAGGAATTGAAGTATGGGTAGAAGCAGGTGCAGGCGAAAGCTCGTTTTTTACTGATGCAGATTACGAAACCGCAGGTGCCAAAATTATTCACGACACCGATACTTTGTGGCGAGAAGCTGATATTCTCCTCAAAGTAGGAATACCTAAAGAGCGCGAAGACGGACGCTTAGAAATAGATTTATTGCGTGAAGGCGCAGTTTTAGTTAGCTTCCTAAATCCGTTAGGAGAACCGGCGATCGCTCAGCGTTTGGCACAAAAACAAATTACCGCGCTGAGTATGGAAATGATCCCGCGCACAACTAGAGCGCAAAGCATGGATGCGCTATCATCACAGGCATCGATTGCGGGATACAAAGCCGTGTTAATTGCTGCAGCAGCACTGCCAAAATATTTTCCGATGCTGACAACAGCGGCAGGTACCATCGCACCAGCTAAAGTATTTATCATGGGTGCGGGGGTTGCAGGGTTACAAGCGATCGCCACCGCCAGACGCTTGGGCGCTGTAGTAGAAGCTTTTGATATTCGCCCTGCTGTCAAAGAAGAAGTTCAAAGCTTAGGCGCTAAATTTGTTGAAGTACAACTTAACGAAGACACCGTTGCCGATGGTGGATACGCCAAAGAAGTCTCAGAAGCCGCCAAGCAGCGTACGCAAGAAGTTGTCGCCGAACACGTCAAGCAATCGGACGTCGTGATTACAACCGCACAAGTCCCTGGCAAAAAAGCGCCGCTACTCGTGACAGAAGAGATGGTAGCTCAAATGAAGCCAGGTTCAGTAATTGTCGATCTGGCAGCTGAACAAGGTGGAAACTGTGCGTGTACAGAACCAGGTAAAGACGTGCAACGCAATGGCGTGACAATTATTGGTCCTATCAATCTACCTTCATCGATGCCTGTTCACGCCAGTCAGCTGTATTCTAAAAACCTGTTTTCGCTCGTGCAACTGCTGATCAAAGATGGCAATCTAGAGGTAAATTTTGCAGACGATATTATCAACGCTGCTTGCATTACACACGCGGGTGAAATTCGCAATCAACGCGTAAAAGAAGCTTTGGCAACGTTGAGTAGTGCCACAGCTGGGTAA
- a CDS encoding NAD(P) transhydrogenase subunit alpha, producing the protein MTEALLAALFVFVLASFTGFEVINKVPPTLHTPLMSGANAISGIAVIGAILVAGANEGSVSVILGLIAVVLATINVVGGFLVTDRMLQMFKKKEVKA; encoded by the coding sequence ATGACAGAAGCATTACTTGCTGCTTTATTTGTATTTGTTTTGGCATCTTTTACGGGATTTGAAGTTATTAATAAAGTCCCGCCAACGCTACATACGCCTTTGATGTCTGGCGCGAATGCGATTTCAGGCATTGCAGTCATTGGCGCGATTCTAGTTGCAGGTGCTAATGAGGGAAGCGTATCGGTCATTTTAGGCTTAATCGCCGTCGTGCTAGCAACCATCAACGTCGTCGGCGGTTTTCTCGTAACAGATCGGATGTTGCAAATGTTTAAGAAAAAAGAGGTGAAAGCGTGA
- a CDS encoding NAD(P)(+) transhydrogenase (Re/Si-specific) subunit beta, giving the protein MSDFLPTGIQLSYLVAASLFIIGLKKLGSPATARQGNFLAAVGMLLAVVATLLDRQVLSYEMILVGLAVGSLIGAIAAQKVAMTAMPQMVGLLNGLGGAASALVAVAEFWRLMGTSQAIPLDANISMLLDVFIGGVTFTGSTIAFAKLQGLISGSPITFPLQQPLNALLLVGFVVGSGYLLVSPENLPIFLAVSGISLLLGVLFVLPIGGGDMPVVISLLNSLSGLAASAAGFVVMNNMLIIAGALVGASGLILTQIMCKAMNRSLGSVLFGSFGKAGASGGSSTQEKTVRSIDPEEGAMMLGYARSVVIVPGYGMAVAQAQHSVRELADQLEKMGVDVKYAIHPVAGRMPGHMNVLLAEANVPYPQLYDMDDINPQFEQTDVALVIGANDVVNPAARSDSSSPIYGMPILEVDRAKHTIVIKRGMSTGFAGVDNDLFYKDKTMMLFGSAKDVVSKLVSEVKQL; this is encoded by the coding sequence GTGAGTGACTTTCTACCAACAGGAATTCAGTTAAGTTATTTAGTCGCGGCTTCTTTATTTATCATCGGTTTAAAAAAATTAGGCTCGCCTGCTACCGCACGTCAAGGCAATTTCTTAGCCGCCGTTGGGATGTTGCTTGCTGTTGTGGCAACGCTGCTCGATCGGCAGGTACTAAGCTATGAAATGATTTTAGTCGGCTTGGCAGTTGGTTCATTAATTGGGGCGATCGCCGCACAAAAAGTCGCGATGACGGCAATGCCACAAATGGTAGGCTTGTTAAACGGACTTGGTGGGGCGGCTTCTGCGCTTGTTGCTGTCGCTGAGTTTTGGCGATTGATGGGAACGTCGCAAGCTATTCCCCTCGATGCCAATATATCGATGCTGTTGGATGTATTCATCGGTGGTGTCACGTTTACCGGTAGTACGATCGCCTTTGCCAAATTGCAAGGTTTAATCAGCGGCTCGCCTATAACATTTCCCTTACAGCAACCACTCAATGCCTTACTTTTAGTTGGTTTTGTTGTTGGTAGCGGATATTTATTAGTTTCTCCGGAAAATTTACCCATATTCTTAGCAGTATCAGGTATTTCCCTACTCCTTGGCGTATTATTCGTTCTACCAATCGGTGGTGGCGATATGCCAGTTGTGATTTCGCTGTTGAACTCGTTATCCGGTTTAGCAGCAAGTGCTGCTGGTTTTGTCGTGATGAACAATATGCTGATCATCGCGGGTGCTTTAGTCGGTGCATCAGGGCTGATTTTGACGCAGATCATGTGCAAGGCAATGAACCGCTCGCTGGGAAGCGTCTTGTTTGGCTCGTTTGGTAAGGCAGGAGCCTCCGGTGGTAGTAGTACGCAAGAGAAAACTGTCCGCAGCATCGATCCTGAAGAAGGCGCAATGATGTTGGGTTATGCGCGATCGGTGGTGATCGTTCCTGGTTACGGTATGGCAGTTGCGCAAGCACAGCACAGCGTTCGTGAATTGGCAGATCAACTCGAAAAAATGGGGGTTGATGTTAAGTATGCGATTCACCCCGTTGCTGGAAGAATGCCAGGGCATATGAATGTGTTACTTGCCGAAGCGAATGTACCGTATCCGCAGCTGTACGACATGGATGATATCAATCCTCAATTTGAGCAAACCGATGTTGCGTTGGTCATTGGGGCAAACGATGTCGTCAATCCCGCAGCGCGTAGCGACTCCTCTAGCCCAATTTATGGAATGCCCATTTTAGAAGTCGATCGCGCTAAGCACACAATTGTGATTAAGCGGGGAATGAGTACCGGCTTTGCTGGGGTGGATAACGATCTGTTTTACAAAGATAAAACGATGATGCTCTTTGGTAGTGCGAAAGATGTCGTCTCGAAGTTAGTTTCTGAAGTGAAGCAGCTATAA
- a CDS encoding alkaline phosphatase gives MTRWDVERLLLTGMQRRRLLMGVSVLTSLAIASQFSRRVVAQPKFSDYPFKLGVASGEPLPDGFVIWTRLAPQPLNGGGMPTQNVEVRWQVARDPKMQQVVQKGTAIATPELAHSVHVEVQGLEPNRWYWYQFKAGNETSRIGRTRTAPARGDRLQQLTFAFASCQDWQNGFYSAYYNMAQEELDFVVHLGDYIYEYGPDFSKPRQHNSPETISLADYRNRHALYKTAFHLQAVHAQFPWIVTWDDHEVENNYANLIPEDEQTRKEFVKRRANAYQAYYEHMPLRLFSLPKGPNMQLYRRLTFGDLAEFFVLDTRQYRTNQPCDDGLKPRCAEAFAQEATMMGREQERWLYRGLGRSQARWNVIAQQTMMAQFDFDARLDSELFNLDQWDGYVAARDRLFNFIQQRKPNNPVVITGDIHSSWVHDLKADFNNPASPTIGTEFVGTSISSDFPAIFIAPVTAALANNPHTKFFDGAFRGYVRCQLTPQQWRSDYRVVSSILDPQAPASTLASFIVENGQPGAQKA, from the coding sequence ATGACTCGTTGGGATGTAGAGCGTTTGCTGTTGACGGGGATGCAGCGGCGGCGCTTGCTGATGGGTGTGAGTGTATTAACAAGTTTAGCGATCGCTAGCCAATTTTCGCGGCGAGTCGTTGCTCAACCAAAGTTTTCTGATTATCCTTTTAAACTCGGTGTTGCTTCAGGAGAACCGTTACCCGATGGTTTTGTCATTTGGACGCGGCTAGCACCGCAACCACTTAACGGTGGGGGAATGCCAACCCAAAACGTTGAAGTTCGCTGGCAAGTCGCAAGAGATCCGAAAATGCAGCAAGTTGTGCAAAAAGGAACGGCGATCGCCACTCCTGAACTTGCGCATTCGGTTCATGTCGAAGTGCAAGGATTAGAACCAAATCGCTGGTATTGGTATCAATTCAAAGCAGGTAATGAGACAAGTCGCATCGGGAGAACGCGCACTGCACCTGCACGCGGCGATCGCTTACAACAACTGACTTTTGCGTTTGCTTCGTGCCAAGACTGGCAAAATGGCTTTTATTCTGCCTACTACAACATGGCGCAGGAAGAACTCGATTTTGTCGTTCATCTTGGCGATTATATCTACGAGTACGGACCTGATTTTAGTAAACCACGCCAACACAACAGTCCTGAAACTATCAGTCTTGCCGACTACCGCAACCGTCATGCTTTGTACAAAACGGCATTTCACTTGCAAGCAGTTCACGCACAGTTTCCCTGGATTGTCACTTGGGACGATCATGAAGTTGAGAACAACTACGCCAACTTAATTCCTGAAGACGAGCAAACGCGGAAAGAATTTGTCAAGCGCCGGGCAAATGCTTATCAAGCTTATTACGAGCATATGCCATTGCGTTTATTTTCCTTGCCCAAAGGTCCTAATATGCAGCTTTATCGGCGTTTGACTTTTGGAGATTTAGCAGAGTTCTTTGTCTTAGATACCCGTCAATACCGCACCAATCAACCGTGTGACGATGGATTAAAACCAAGATGTGCAGAAGCTTTTGCTCAAGAGGCAACAATGATGGGTAGAGAACAAGAACGCTGGTTATATAGAGGGTTGGGACGATCGCAGGCGCGTTGGAATGTCATCGCGCAACAAACAATGATGGCACAATTTGACTTTGATGCGCGTTTGGATAGCGAGTTGTTTAATCTCGATCAGTGGGATGGTTACGTTGCTGCACGCGATCGCTTGTTTAATTTCATCCAACAACGCAAACCTAATAACCCTGTCGTGATTACAGGTGATATTCACTCTAGCTGGGTACACGATCTTAAAGCCGACTTCAACAATCCTGCCTCACCTACCATTGGTACAGAATTTGTGGGAACTTCTATTTCCTCTGATTTTCCAGCCATCTTTATCGCCCCAGTCACTGCAGCTTTAGCCAATAACCCACATACAAAGTTTTTTGATGGAGCTTTTCGCGGCTACGTTCGTTGTCAACTTACGCCCCAACAATGGCGTAGCGATTATCGAGTCGTTTCATCAATTCTCGATCCGCAAGCCCCAGCAAGTACCCTGGCTTCCTTCATCGTAGAAAATGGACAACCAGGCGCTCAGAAGGCATAA
- the petN gene encoding cytochrome b6-f complex subunit PetN has translation MEILTLGWVMLLVTFTWSIAMVVWGRNGL, from the coding sequence ATGGAAATTCTGACACTCGGTTGGGTTATGCTGCTTGTTACCTTTACGTGGTCGATTGCAATGGTCGTTTGGGGTCGTAACGGACTGTAA
- a CDS encoding SDR family oxidoreductase gives MTNPSYIFLAGASRGVGREIAHCLTQQQLKVKALLRSEATRGELEAMGIEVVLGDALRVSDVENAMTQGITAVISTIGGLPKDGDRADYLGNKNLIDAAVKAGVQKFILVSSIGSGDSAQALPPQALATLGSVLAEKEKAEQHLIHSGLTYTIIRPGGLKSEPATGNGVLTEDPRVAGTIHRADVAQLVCRCLNSEKANNKILSAVDRQMTYGQTNFVEFNLE, from the coding sequence ATGACAAATCCATCCTACATTTTTCTGGCGGGAGCCAGCCGTGGCGTCGGTCGAGAAATTGCGCACTGCTTGACACAACAACAATTAAAAGTAAAAGCTTTACTGCGCAGCGAGGCGACTCGTGGAGAATTAGAAGCAATGGGAATTGAGGTTGTTTTAGGCGACGCGTTGCGTGTCAGTGATGTCGAAAATGCAATGACACAAGGAATCACCGCTGTTATTAGTACGATCGGTGGTTTACCCAAAGATGGCGATCGCGCCGACTATTTAGGCAATAAAAACCTCATTGATGCAGCCGTCAAAGCTGGAGTACAGAAATTTATATTAGTTTCTTCAATTGGTAGTGGCGATAGCGCGCAAGCTTTACCACCGCAAGCTTTAGCGACATTAGGTTCTGTATTAGCCGAAAAGGAAAAAGCTGAACAGCATTTGATTCACAGTGGGCTAACGTATACAATTATTCGCCCAGGTGGTTTAAAATCAGAGCCTGCAACAGGTAACGGCGTGCTTACCGAAGATCCGCGAGTTGCAGGGACAATTCACCGCGCTGATGTCGCCCAACTTGTTTGTCGCTGTCTTAATTCGGAAAAAGCAAATAACAAAATTCTCTCAGCCGTCGATCGCCAAATGACATACGGTCAAACTAATTTTGTCGAATTTAACCTAGAGTAG
- a CDS encoding ABC transporter ATP-binding protein yields the protein MKSYPQGIALPLQQSLRQILAILRYSGRAIELVWTTSRVLTIVLAVFTLTAGLLPAAIAYIGKLIVDAVVVASQSGLENNQAIALGYLTLEAVLVALLAGSQRGLSICQSLLRVLLGQRVNVLILEKALTLDLAHFEDSEFYDKMTRARREASSRPLSLVSRTFGIVQDSLALVTYGGLLLQFSLWALLALVLTAIPAFIAETKFAGEAFRLFRWRAPETREQHYLETLIAREDFAMEVQLYQLGPMLLQRYHNIFNRLYREDRDLTLRRGVWGYALGLLSSAAFYAAYAWIVVEAIAGRISLGDMTMYLVVFRQGQTTFSSALTSLGGMYEDQLYLSNLYEFLEQDIPKPGGNATQGIAPQDGIRFENVTFTYPGSLQPAVKNLSLHLKPGEKLAIVGENGSGKTTLIKLLTRLYSPDSGRILLDGLDLQQWNIEVLHQRIGVIFQNFVRYQFTVGENIGVGDVQHLAEEPHWHIAAEKGMAQPFIEQMADRFYTQLGRWFKGGQELSGGQWQKIALSRAFMRTKADILVLDEPTAAMDAEAEVLIFQRFRTLSKDKMAILISHRFSTVRMADKIIVLSGGELIEQGTHEELLQAQGRYARLFSLQAAGYR from the coding sequence ATGAAAAGTTATCCGCAGGGAATCGCACTCCCGTTGCAGCAAAGCTTGCGACAAATACTCGCAATACTTCGTTATAGCGGACGGGCTATCGAACTTGTGTGGACGACTAGCCGCGTTCTCACGATTGTTCTTGCCGTATTTACTTTAACAGCAGGTTTACTTCCTGCCGCGATCGCATACATTGGTAAGTTGATTGTTGATGCGGTTGTCGTCGCCTCGCAGTCAGGATTGGAAAATAATCAAGCGATCGCATTAGGGTATCTCACACTAGAAGCTGTTCTAGTCGCCTTACTCGCAGGTAGTCAACGGGGACTAAGTATCTGTCAATCGCTTTTACGCGTATTACTAGGGCAACGCGTTAATGTCTTAATTTTAGAAAAGGCTTTAACGCTCGATCTTGCTCATTTTGAAGATTCGGAATTTTACGATAAGATGACGCGGGCGCGGCGCGAAGCATCAAGTCGTCCGTTGTCGCTTGTTAGTCGCACGTTTGGTATTGTTCAAGATAGTCTGGCACTCGTTACCTACGGTGGATTGCTGCTGCAATTTTCGCTGTGGGCGTTGTTAGCACTCGTTTTAACTGCAATTCCTGCATTTATCGCCGAAACAAAATTTGCGGGAGAAGCATTTCGCTTATTTCGCTGGCGCGCACCAGAAACGCGAGAACAGCATTATTTAGAAACATTAATTGCGCGGGAAGATTTTGCAATGGAGGTGCAGTTATATCAACTTGGACCAATGTTGCTACAACGCTACCACAATATTTTTAATCGCTTATACCGTGAAGACCGCGATTTAACTTTACGCCGAGGCGTGTGGGGTTATGCATTGGGTTTACTCAGTAGCGCGGCGTTTTATGCAGCGTATGCTTGGATTGTTGTAGAAGCGATCGCCGGACGCATTTCGCTGGGTGATATGACGATGTATCTCGTTGTATTTCGCCAAGGACAAACAACGTTTTCGTCTGCACTCACTTCGCTAGGAGGAATGTACGAAGATCAGTTGTATCTATCTAATCTTTATGAGTTTCTCGAACAAGATATTCCCAAGCCAGGCGGTAACGCTACTCAAGGAATCGCGCCACAAGACGGTATTCGCTTTGAAAACGTGACGTTTACGTATCCAGGAAGCTTGCAACCTGCTGTAAAAAACTTGTCGTTGCATCTTAAGCCAGGCGAGAAACTGGCGATCGTCGGTGAAAATGGTTCGGGAAAAACGACTTTAATTAAATTACTAACGCGCCTTTACTCGCCAGATTCAGGACGAATTTTGCTTGATGGCTTAGATTTACAACAATGGAATATCGAGGTCTTGCATCAGCGGATTGGCGTGATTTTCCAGAATTTTGTCCGCTATCAATTCACTGTTGGCGAGAATATTGGTGTCGGAGATGTTCAACACTTAGCTGAAGAACCACACTGGCATATTGCCGCAGAAAAAGGCATGGCGCAACCTTTTATCGAGCAAATGGCAGATAGATTTTACACGCAGTTAGGACGTTGGTTCAAAGGCGGTCAAGAACTTTCTGGCGGACAATGGCAAAAAATTGCACTGTCGCGGGCTTTTATGCGGACAAAAGCCGATATTCTTGTTTTGGATGAACCCACCGCAGCCATGGACGCAGAAGCTGAAGTATTAATCTTCCAACGATTTCGCACGCTTAGCAAAGATAAGATGGCGATTTTAATTTCGCACCGCTTCTCAACAGTCCGCATGGCAGATAAAATTATTGTCCTCTCAGGTGGAGAATTAATTGAACAAGGAACGCACGAAGAATTACTTCAAGCCCAAGGACGTTATGCCCGACTTTTCTCACTACAAGCGGCGGGATATCGGTGA
- a CDS encoding TlyA family RNA methyltransferase: protein MAKQRLDTLLVDLELCTSRQQAQRLIRAGEVFVNQQVIDKPGTEVETTAVVHIKARSPYVSRGGEKLAKALTEFDISVTGRVCIDGGISTGGFTDCLLQAGAKRVYGIDVGYGQVDWGLRNDPRVVLKERTNLRYLQPEQLYQEGDTKADFAVVDVSFISLTKILPALWDLLQPPREAVLLVKPQFEAGRSRVGKKGVVRDPEAQAEAIFQVLQAAQQLSWQYRGLTVSPLLGPAGNVEYLLWLGMSSPVPTPDFPQIIQFTQTVRAHATK, encoded by the coding sequence TTGGCTAAACAACGACTCGACACGCTACTTGTAGATTTAGAACTTTGCACTTCTAGACAACAAGCCCAACGCTTAATTCGCGCTGGTGAAGTTTTTGTCAATCAACAAGTCATTGATAAGCCTGGTACCGAGGTTGAGACAACAGCAGTAGTTCATATTAAAGCGCGATCGCCTTACGTTTCACGCGGCGGCGAAAAGTTAGCGAAAGCCTTAACTGAATTTGACATTTCAGTCACTGGGCGCGTTTGCATCGATGGCGGAATATCGACTGGTGGTTTTACCGATTGTCTCTTACAAGCTGGGGCAAAACGCGTTTACGGAATCGACGTTGGCTACGGACAAGTTGACTGGGGTTTACGCAACGATCCGCGTGTTGTTCTGAAAGAACGCACCAATTTACGCTATTTGCAACCAGAGCAACTATATCAAGAAGGTGACACTAAGGCTGATTTTGCGGTAGTTGATGTATCTTTTATTTCTTTGACCAAAATTTTACCTGCTTTATGGGACTTATTACAGCCTCCACGCGAAGCAGTTTTACTCGTCAAACCGCAATTTGAAGCAGGGCGATCGCGCGTTGGGAAAAAAGGCGTGGTACGCGACCCAGAAGCGCAAGCTGAGGCGATATTTCAAGTATTACAAGCCGCACAACAATTGAGTTGGCAATATCGTGGCTTGACTGTTTCGCCGTTGCTAGGTCCTGCTGGTAATGTTGAATACTTATTATGGTTAGGAATGAGTAGTCCCGTACCAACCCCTGATTTTCCTCAAATTATTCAGTTTACCCAAACAGTCCGCGCACATGCCACGAAGTAA
- the rplI gene encoding 50S ribosomal protein L9, protein MAKRVQLVLNQDVSKLGKSGDLVEVAPGYARNYLLPQNLAVHATPGILKQVERRREKERQRQEELRQQALTQKAALDKVGQFTIAKQVGEKDAIFGTVTAPEVAALVQQAIGQEVDRRGITLPDIKKTGTYTAEIKLHPEVTAEIQIQVVPE, encoded by the coding sequence ATGGCAAAACGCGTGCAATTAGTTCTCAATCAAGATGTCAGCAAGCTAGGAAAATCTGGAGACTTAGTTGAAGTTGCACCAGGTTACGCTCGCAATTATTTGCTTCCCCAAAATCTCGCAGTGCATGCAACTCCAGGTATTCTCAAACAAGTCGAACGCCGACGCGAAAAAGAACGCCAGCGTCAAGAAGAACTACGCCAACAAGCTTTAACCCAAAAAGCAGCATTAGATAAAGTAGGGCAATTCACAATTGCGAAACAAGTCGGTGAAAAAGACGCAATTTTTGGTACTGTAACTGCTCCCGAAGTCGCAGCTTTAGTTCAACAAGCAATCGGTCAAGAGGTAGATCGGCGCGGGATTACCTTACCCGACATCAAAAAAACAGGGACTTACACCGCTGAAATCAAGCTTCATCCGGAAGTAACCGCAGAAATTCAAATTCAAGTTGTACCAGAGTAA